The uncultured Methanobrevibacter sp. genome includes a window with the following:
- a CDS encoding zinc ribbon domain-containing protein — MYCNKCGEENPDKAKFCKNCGALLKKEETVKKAEVIEEPIIHQQKTYQNTQQTTTSTSSDNNKGSSWLGCCLCLIAIFIVFAIFGSL, encoded by the coding sequence ATGTATTGTAACAAATGTGGTGAAGAAAATCCTGATAAAGCAAAATTTTGTAAAAATTGCGGAGCATTGCTAAAAAAAGAAGAAACAGTTAAAAAAGCTGAAGTAATTGAAGAACCAATCATACATCAGCAAAAAACATATCAAAATACACAGCAGACAACTACAAGCACTTCATCAGACAATAACAAGGGAAGTAGCTGGCTAGGCTGCTGTTTGTGCCTTATTGCAATATTTATTGTCTTTGCAATATTCGGATCACTTTAG
- the purD gene encoding phosphoribosylamine--glycine ligase, which yields MKVLVVGTGAREHAIADGLKDDVELYCYMSKINPGMSKIAEFKQGDEGEVEKVAEYAVENDIDIAFIGPEAPLGKGIVDELEKNGIKCVGPTQSAARIETDKSFMRKLFEDYEIEGSLVYKVFDNSEDVSKFLDEFDRDVVVKPVGLTGGKGVKIVGDHLKDNEEAKEYSCEVIDNEMGGFAQVIIEERLIGEEFTIQAFCDGEHLAPMPAAQDHPHAFEGDVGAITGGMGSYSDVGGLLPFLTQEDYDKAVEIMKETIKAIAEEAEPYKGILYGQFMLTADGPKLIEYNARFGDPEAMNVLPLLKTPLVDVCQAIVDGNLDKVEFEDKASVCKYIVPDGYPETEYAGELIEVDEQAIEDMGAKVFYAAVSQEDDGIHLSGSRALGIVAGGESIEEAEKIAEKACEFVKGNVYHRRDVGTKELVEKRVEHMKEILN from the coding sequence ATGAAGGTATTAGTTGTTGGAACTGGTGCTCGTGAGCATGCAATTGCTGACGGTTTAAAGGATGATGTTGAATTATATTGTTACATGAGTAAAATTAACCCTGGAATGTCAAAAATTGCTGAGTTTAAGCAAGGTGATGAAGGGGAAGTTGAAAAAGTAGCTGAATATGCAGTTGAAAATGACATTGACATAGCATTTATTGGTCCTGAAGCTCCTCTTGGAAAAGGTATTGTTGATGAACTTGAAAAGAACGGAATTAAATGTGTCGGACCAACTCAAAGTGCAGCTAGAATTGAAACTGACAAATCATTTATGAGAAAACTCTTTGAAGATTATGAAATAGAAGGATCTTTAGTATACAAAGTCTTTGACAACTCTGAAGATGTTTCTAAATTTTTAGATGAATTTGACCGTGACGTTGTAGTAAAACCTGTAGGTCTGACAGGCGGTAAAGGAGTTAAAATTGTAGGTGACCACCTAAAAGACAACGAAGAGGCAAAAGAATATTCATGTGAAGTAATCGATAATGAAATGGGCGGATTTGCTCAGGTAATTATTGAAGAAAGATTAATCGGTGAAGAATTCACAATTCAGGCATTCTGTGACGGTGAACATCTGGCACCTATGCCTGCAGCACAGGACCATCCTCATGCATTTGAAGGAGATGTTGGTGCAATCACCGGTGGAATGGGTTCATACTCTGATGTTGGAGGCTTATTGCCGTTTTTAACTCAGGAAGACTATGACAAAGCAGTAGAAATAATGAAAGAAACTATTAAAGCTATTGCTGAAGAAGCAGAACCATACAAAGGTATCCTATATGGTCAGTTCATGCTTACTGCTGACGGACCGAAACTCATTGAATACAATGCAAGATTTGGTGATCCTGAAGCAATGAACGTTTTACCTCTCTTAAAAACTCCTCTGGTTGATGTATGTCAGGCTATTGTTGATGGTAATTTGGATAAAGTCGAATTTGAAGACAAGGCCAGTGTGTGCAAATACATCGTACCTGACGGATATCCTGAAACAGAATATGCTGGAGAGCTAATCGAAGTGGATGAACAGGCCATTGAAGATATGGGCGCCAAAGTATTTTATGCTGCAGTTTCACAGGAAGATGACGGAATTCACTTATCTGGTTCAAGAGCATTAGGTATTGTTGCCGGCGGTGAAAGCATTGAAGAGGCTGAAAAAATAGCTGAAAAAGCATGTGAATTCGTTAAAGGTAATGTTTACCATAGAAGAGACGTCGGTACAAAAGAACTTGTAGAAAAACGTGTTGAACATATGAAAGAAATTTTAAACTAA
- a CDS encoding Ig-like domain-containing protein codes for MNRNILVVLIVIVLIVLGGLLVFSHTSAKSDTQIAFLSNASLNSEDSVEFVLKDAQGNPLENQNVSILFKDGSEVERYSILTDSNGKGSLVLNESAGNYSITVNYGGDDKYNSCSASVTVTIAGANNTAADYSTAQSSQSASTGASSSSPSQSSSSLSYDSELNVNYDSNGRVVGGQNDGASYEDLKNNRPNIQDGNLE; via the coding sequence ATGAATAGAAATATTCTTGTAGTTCTTATAGTAATTGTATTAATTGTTCTTGGGGGACTTTTAGTATTTTCACATACAAGTGCTAAATCCGATACCCAAATCGCTTTTTTAAGCAACGCCAGTTTAAACAGTGAGGATTCAGTAGAATTTGTACTGAAAGACGCTCAAGGAAATCCGCTTGAAAATCAGAATGTAAGTATCTTATTTAAGGACGGAAGCGAAGTTGAAAGATATTCTATACTTACAGACAGTAATGGAAAAGGATCTCTTGTTTTAAATGAAAGCGCTGGTAATTATAGTATAACTGTAAACTATGGCGGAGATGACAAATATAACAGCTGTTCAGCAAGCGTTACCGTAACTATTGCCGGAGCAAACAACACAGCTGCTGATTATTCAACTGCCCAAAGCAGTCAAAGCGCTTCAACAGGTGCCAGTTCATCTTCTCCATCCCAATCATCTTCAAGTTTGAGTTATGACAGTGAATTGAACGTGAATTATGATTCAAACGGAAGAGTTGTTGGCGGTCAAAATGACGGTGCAAGCTATGAGGATTTAAAAAACAACCGGCCGAACATTCAAGACGGTAATCTAGAATAA
- a CDS encoding MarR family winged helix-turn-helix transcriptional regulator, with protein MPFDSDIPTPPLVSLLYRKQTTFINRELKDVNLSSGLYPLLIKSYKNKGISQEELADALNINESTVTRNLDKLEKKGLITRTPEKRKKIISVTPEGIEIAQIVMDIDDKWDNTLKKSLTNQEYENFRNILIKIGEDLK; from the coding sequence ATGCCGTTTGATAGCGATATTCCCACACCACCACTGGTTTCACTGCTTTACAGAAAACAGACCACATTCATTAACCGTGAACTGAAAGATGTTAATCTAAGCTCAGGACTATATCCTTTATTGATCAAAAGCTATAAAAACAAAGGAATCAGTCAGGAAGAACTGGCTGATGCATTAAACATCAATGAAAGTACAGTTACAAGAAATTTGGATAAACTAGAAAAGAAAGGACTGATAACAAGAACTCCTGAAAAAAGGAAAAAGATTATCAGCGTGACCCCTGAAGGCATTGAAATAGCCCAGATTGTAATGGACATTGATGATAAGTGGGACAATACCCTTAAAAAATCACTGACAAATCAGGAGTATGAAAATTTCAGAAATATACTAATTAAAATCGGCGAGGACTTAAAATGA
- a CDS encoding MATE family efflux transporter codes for MEKNENVEMITGDPKKAINKLSVPIIASMFLIFANNIIDSIWVAGLGPDPLAALGYITPLFMILVGFGNGLGAGGNSLISRYIGAEDKASANNAAIHNLILSIIVSIIISIVFIAFMKPLLIMMGASSVLSYAMEYGFIIFAWTFGLLMPPIVGGAFRAEGDIKRATIPIALAAIINMILDPIFIYTFNMGIAGAAWATALGPFISLLLMFYWIFVKKDTYLSYNFKDFHNDLKMYKDILVVGIPASLEQLVLSVLTIFVNYMLTIVSGPTAVAVYTAGWRIVNIGMLPAIGVGTAAISVAGVAFGARKYENLRVVARYAVKVALIASIIVCIILNVFSTQIAFIFSYSESSAELAPLIASFLQIMCLFILYVPFGASAGNVFQGVGKGTISFILTTFREFILVLIFAYLLGFTFHMGEFGIYCGMLLGGGLGSLICYACIELYINKLIRSRGNAV; via the coding sequence ATGGAGAAAAATGAAAATGTTGAAATGATTACAGGTGACCCGAAAAAGGCTATAAACAAATTATCAGTGCCAATTATAGCAAGTATGTTTTTGATTTTTGCAAACAACATCATCGACAGCATTTGGGTTGCAGGACTCGGACCGGACCCATTGGCAGCACTCGGATATATCACACCACTGTTTATGATACTGGTAGGATTTGGAAACGGACTTGGAGCAGGTGGTAACTCCCTGATTTCAAGATACATCGGAGCAGAAGATAAAGCCTCCGCAAACAATGCGGCAATACACAACCTGATTTTAAGTATAATAGTTTCAATAATTATTTCAATAGTATTCATCGCATTTATGAAACCTTTGCTTATAATGATGGGAGCATCATCAGTATTAAGCTATGCAATGGAGTACGGATTTATCATATTTGCATGGACATTCGGACTTTTAATGCCACCAATTGTAGGAGGGGCATTCAGAGCAGAAGGAGACATCAAAAGAGCAACAATACCAATAGCTTTAGCTGCAATAATAAACATGATTTTAGACCCGATATTTATATACACATTCAATATGGGAATTGCAGGAGCCGCATGGGCAACAGCACTCGGACCTTTCATCAGTCTGCTTTTAATGTTTTACTGGATATTTGTCAAAAAGGACACCTACCTGTCATACAACTTTAAAGACTTCCATAACGACCTTAAAATGTATAAGGACATTTTAGTAGTAGGTATTCCGGCAAGTCTGGAGCAATTGGTCTTATCAGTTTTAACAATATTCGTGAATTACATGCTTACAATCGTATCCGGACCTACAGCGGTTGCAGTATATACTGCAGGATGGAGAATAGTCAATATCGGAATGCTTCCGGCAATAGGAGTCGGAACAGCGGCAATATCAGTTGCAGGCGTTGCATTTGGAGCAAGAAAATACGAAAACCTAAGAGTAGTAGCAAGATATGCAGTCAAAGTGGCTTTAATAGCTTCAATTATAGTATGTATAATTTTAAATGTATTTTCAACACAGATTGCATTCATATTTTCATATTCGGAAAGCAGTGCTGAGCTTGCACCGCTTATAGCAAGTTTCCTGCAGATCATGTGTCTGTTCATTTTATATGTGCCATTCGGTGCAAGTGCAGGTAACGTTTTCCAGGGAGTTGGAAAAGGAACAATCTCCTTTATTCTGACAACATTCAGAGAATTCATACTTGTGTTAATCTTTGCATATCTTTTAGGATTCACATTCCACATGGGAGAATTCGGTATTTACTGCGGAATGCTTCTTGGAGGAGGATTAGGTTCCTTAATATGTTATGCATGTATCGAGCTTTACATTAACAAACTGATCAGGAGCAGAGGAAATGCCGTTTGA
- a CDS encoding TMEM175 family protein has protein sequence MSDSEVEDKYVKLVEIKKHLDAIKEEWDEETLDELKEFLQEKYSNGENLSSIPAVKTPMVETAEVSSQNISMLGRIRDAFESNVGIDPGRLLGLTDGIFGMVMTLLVFGIAVPEVAFSSYGDYISFFSALAPTIAITIVSFVIISSFWIYHHEFIKVNNLNIPYLWFNIFFLISISFIPFTTSLIGSYSHFFLSEVLFGLNIFLTIISFLLMYIYANKSDFLEEKTSKKEQKHVLTTLGCIMALVVIVNLLDFLVSSNFIYLFLLIPVLSTVLDIIYRYRNSK, from the coding sequence ATGAGTGACAGTGAAGTTGAAGACAAGTATGTAAAACTTGTAGAGATTAAAAAGCATCTTGATGCAATTAAAGAAGAATGGGATGAGGAGACTCTTGATGAACTGAAAGAGTTTCTCCAGGAAAAATACTCTAACGGGGAGAATTTAAGTAGTATTCCTGCCGTTAAAACTCCAATGGTTGAAACGGCTGAGGTAAGTTCTCAAAATATAAGTATGTTAGGCCGTATTAGAGATGCGTTTGAGAGTAATGTCGGAATTGATCCGGGAAGGCTTTTAGGGCTTACTGACGGAATTTTCGGTATGGTAATGACCCTTCTGGTTTTTGGTATTGCAGTTCCTGAAGTTGCATTTTCATCATATGGCGACTACATTTCATTTTTTTCAGCTTTAGCTCCTACAATTGCCATTACAATTGTAAGTTTTGTAATTATAAGTTCTTTTTGGATTTACCATCATGAATTTATCAAAGTCAATAATCTCAATATCCCTTATCTGTGGTTCAATATATTCTTTTTAATATCAATATCATTTATTCCGTTTACAACTTCTTTAATTGGAAGCTATTCTCACTTCTTCTTATCTGAAGTTTTATTTGGGCTCAATATCTTTTTGACAATCATTTCATTCCTTCTGATGTATATTTATGCTAATAAGAGTGATTTTTTAGAGGAAAAAACTTCCAAAAAAGAGCAAAAGCATGTTTTAACAACACTTGGATGCATCATGGCATTAGTTGTCATCGTAAATCTCCTAGATTTCCTGGTTTCAAGTAATTTCATATATCTGTTCTTATTAATTCCGGTCCTTTCTACAGTCTTGGATATTATCTATCGCTACAGAAATTCTAAATAA
- a CDS encoding Ig-like domain-containing protein, which produces MNKNIIIAILVVIIIAVVAAFMFTQPQATTQDGKLNTQINFLSEANLKNGDIVQFELKDAKGNAIANQTVNITFVDNGQKQNFSVITDNSGKAGLSLNNEDKGNHEVSVTYGGNNKYNGCNAKTTINIQDGNTTTTQKVTANSTASTAKYNTQSQSASTTSSSSSSSSTGSSLSEGPGPNLYYDEELNVWYDDNGIVRGGQSDGQRMIDLINNQPYTENGGME; this is translated from the coding sequence ATGAATAAAAATATAATTATTGCTATTTTAGTTGTAATCATCATAGCAGTTGTAGCAGCATTTATGTTTACACAACCACAAGCTACTACACAAGATGGTAAACTAAATACCCAAATCAATTTTTTAAGTGAAGCAAACTTAAAAAATGGAGATATAGTGCAATTTGAACTTAAAGATGCAAAAGGAAATGCGATTGCAAACCAAACTGTTAACATTACTTTTGTTGATAATGGACAAAAACAAAATTTCTCCGTTATTACAGACAACAGCGGTAAAGCTGGTCTTTCATTAAACAATGAGGACAAAGGAAATCACGAAGTAAGTGTAACTTATGGAGGTAACAATAAATACAATGGTTGTAATGCTAAAACAACTATTAACATCCAAGATGGAAACACAACAACAACCCAAAAAGTCACTGCAAATTCCACTGCAAGTACTGCAAAATATAATACCCAATCTCAATCAGCAAGCACAACTAGTTCATCCAGTTCTTCCAGTTCAACTGGTTCAAGCCTTTCTGAAGGACCTGGCCCTAATTTATACTATGATGAAGAATTAAACGTATGGTACGATGATAATGGTATTGTTAGAGGCGGACAATCAGATGGTCAAAGGATGATAGATCTAATTAACAACCAACCATATACTGAAAATGGTGGTATGGAATAA
- a CDS encoding nitroreductase, which yields MNQTIEDLKTRRSIRKFKEEQISDEELKTILEAGTYAPTARGLQSPKIVVIQNPETIKEFSEWNRSYFPVEMPDDMDPFYGAPTLLIVLADSDVPTFVEDGSSVLAVLVNAAHAIGIASCWIHRARDEFASKKGKALLKEWGIPESYEGIGHVVLGYPDMETPEPIARKEDYIHYVD from the coding sequence ATGAATCAGACAATAGAAGATTTAAAAACAAGAAGAAGTATCAGAAAATTCAAAGAAGAACAAATCAGTGACGAAGAGCTTAAAACAATTTTGGAAGCTGGAACCTATGCACCAACTGCAAGAGGCCTCCAATCACCTAAAATTGTCGTAATCCAAAATCCTGAAACAATTAAGGAGTTTTCAGAATGGAACAGAAGCTATTTTCCTGTAGAAATGCCTGATGATATGGATCCGTTCTATGGAGCTCCAACACTTCTGATTGTATTGGCAGACAGTGATGTTCCTACCTTTGTAGAAGACGGGTCAAGCGTACTGGCAGTGCTTGTAAATGCTGCTCATGCAATTGGAATCGCAAGCTGCTGGATTCACAGAGCCCGTGATGAATTTGCCTCCAAAAAAGGTAAAGCATTACTGAAAGAATGGGGAATTCCAGAAAGCTATGAAGGAATAGGCCATGTTGTTCTAGGCTATCCCGACATGGAAACACCTGAACCTATAGCCAGAAAAGAAGATTATATCCACTATGTGGATTAA
- the argS gene encoding arginine--tRNA ligase, translating to MYFEIERQAIEAINKALDQYDEEIDRNFKLEFPPNPELGDLASTIAFALTKKLRTSPPEVAKDLVEKIEVPEIFSKVQNFGPYVNFFIDYSKFSKMLLEKVDDNYGQLPKYDEKLILEHTSANPNGPLHIGHIRNSIFGDSLARLLKLAGRDVTTQYYVNDMGRQIAIIVCGITECGLKIKDYEGEKLDHKIGKLYYDANKAVEEDEALNAKVDELIQKYEEGSDEELNKIFEDVVSKCISGMKESLLRMNIVHDDFVWEGQFVRNGEVDNLVTYIQREGFTREDDVLYIDLTDFNIEKEFVLRRSNGTSLYSTRDLAYHKYKATLGDTVLDILGSDHKLAAKQIKVIFEEIFRQEAPEVIFYEFITLPEGSMSTRKGKFVSVDELIDEAVLRAHDEIKSRNPDLSEDEIAPMAEEIGVGAVRFFIAKLSPEKHLTFKWDEALSFERGCASIQYAHARACKLLEKSGKDISSLEVADDWVPDEAEQDLIRQIAKFPQVVEDCANKKRVHNITQYCQDLAGSFNKFYKSEQVIGSDVEDTRLILVDRAKITIKNALDILGVSAPEKM from the coding sequence ATGTATTTTGAAATTGAAAGACAAGCTATAGAAGCTATTAATAAGGCTTTAGATCAGTATGATGAAGAAATAGACAGGAATTTTAAATTGGAATTTCCTCCAAATCCTGAATTGGGAGACCTTGCAAGTACCATTGCATTTGCCCTTACAAAAAAATTAAGAACTTCACCTCCTGAAGTTGCAAAGGATTTGGTTGAAAAAATAGAAGTTCCGGAAATCTTTTCAAAAGTCCAAAACTTCGGACCATACGTCAATTTCTTCATTGACTATTCAAAATTTTCTAAAATGCTTTTAGAAAAAGTAGATGATAATTATGGTCAACTTCCAAAATATGATGAAAAATTAATATTGGAGCACACTTCAGCTAATCCAAACGGTCCACTTCATATTGGCCACATCAGAAACTCTATTTTTGGAGATTCCCTTGCAAGACTTCTTAAACTGGCAGGAAGGGATGTAACAACTCAATATTATGTAAATGATATGGGAAGACAAATTGCCATTATCGTATGTGGAATAACCGAATGCGGTTTAAAAATTAAAGATTATGAAGGAGAAAAACTTGACCATAAAATTGGAAAATTATACTATGATGCAAATAAGGCTGTAGAGGAAGATGAAGCCTTGAACGCTAAAGTTGATGAATTAATCCAAAAATATGAAGAAGGTTCTGATGAAGAGCTCAACAAAATCTTTGAAGATGTTGTATCCAAATGTATCAGCGGAATGAAAGAATCACTTTTAAGAATGAATATTGTCCATGATGACTTTGTATGGGAAGGACAGTTTGTCAGAAACGGCGAAGTCGATAATCTTGTAACATACATCCAAAGAGAAGGATTTACAAGAGAAGATGATGTTTTATACATTGATTTAACTGACTTTAACATTGAAAAAGAGTTTGTTTTAAGAAGATCCAACGGTACTTCACTTTACTCAACCCGTGATTTGGCTTATCACAAATACAAAGCTACATTAGGTGATACTGTACTTGATATTTTAGGTTCAGACCACAAACTGGCTGCAAAACAGATTAAAGTCATCTTTGAAGAAATCTTTAGGCAAGAAGCTCCTGAAGTAATATTCTATGAGTTCATCACTCTTCCTGAAGGTTCAATGTCTACAAGAAAAGGTAAATTTGTATCAGTGGATGAGCTGATTGATGAAGCTGTTCTAAGAGCACATGATGAAATCAAATCAAGAAACCCTGATTTGTCTGAAGATGAAATTGCTCCTATGGCTGAAGAAATCGGTGTAGGTGCTGTAAGATTCTTCATTGCAAAACTGTCTCCTGAAAAACACCTGACATTTAAATGGGATGAAGCATTAAGCTTTGAGAGAGGCTGTGCATCTATCCAGTATGCTCATGCGAGAGCATGCAAATTGCTTGAAAAATCAGGTAAGGACATAAGCTCTTTAGAAGTGGCAGATGACTGGGTTCCTGATGAAGCAGAACAGGACTTAATAAGACAAATCGCTAAATTCCCGCAGGTTGTAGAAGACTGTGCAAACAAAAAAAGAGTTCACAACATTACTCAGTACTGTCAGGATTTAGCAGGTTCATTCAACAAATTCTACAAATCAGAACAGGTTATTGGATCTGATGTGGAAGATACAAGACTTATTTTAGTTGACAGAGCTAAAATAACCATTAAAAATGCTTTAGATATTTTAGGTGTTTCAGCACCTGAAAAAATGTAG
- the argF gene encoding ornithine carbamoyltransferase: MGSLLSISDIKDDVKHILELASKIKAGEIEEKPLEGKTLAMIFQKSSTRTRVSFDVGMYQLGGRAIFLSSNDLQMGRGEPISDTAKVLSRFVDGIMIRAIKHSDVEELAKYSDVPVINGLTDLEHPCQALADMLTFKEHLGDWEGKKICFVGDGNNVSNSLLLIAPLLGMDMSLACPKGYEPAEEIIKTAREYAQENNTEIVITDDIGVAMENVDAVFTDVWVSMGDEAETAQREKDFAPFQVNNDLMSLANDGAIFMHCLPAIRGKEVTADVIDGPQSVIYDEAENRMHAQKAVLYHYLK; the protein is encoded by the coding sequence ATGGGTAGTTTATTATCTATATCTGATATAAAAGATGATGTTAAACATATTCTAGAATTAGCTAGTAAAATTAAAGCAGGCGAAATTGAAGAAAAGCCTCTTGAAGGTAAAACATTGGCAATGATTTTCCAGAAATCATCAACAAGAACAAGGGTTTCATTTGATGTTGGAATGTATCAGTTAGGCGGAAGGGCAATCTTTTTGTCATCCAATGATTTGCAGATGGGCAGAGGCGAACCGATTTCAGATACTGCAAAAGTTTTAAGCCGTTTCGTTGATGGAATAATGATTCGTGCTATAAAACATTCAGATGTAGAAGAACTGGCCAAATATTCTGATGTTCCTGTTATTAACGGTTTGACTGACCTAGAACACCCTTGCCAGGCACTTGCAGATATGTTAACATTCAAAGAACATTTGGGTGACTGGGAAGGTAAAAAAATCTGTTTTGTCGGTGATGGAAATAATGTGTCCAATTCCCTTTTACTGATTGCTCCATTACTTGGCATGGATATGTCTCTGGCATGTCCTAAAGGATATGAGCCTGCTGAGGAAATAATCAAAACTGCCCGCGAATATGCACAGGAAAACAATACTGAAATAGTCATCACTGATGATATTGGCGTTGCAATGGAAAATGTCGATGCGGTATTTACTGATGTTTGGGTAAGTATGGGTGATGAAGCTGAAACAGCTCAAAGAGAAAAAGATTTTGCACCGTTCCAGGTCAACAATGATTTAATGAGCCTGGCAAATGATGGAGCTATTTTCATGCACTGTCTTCCTGCAATCAGAGGCAAAGAAGTTACTGCAGATGTTATTGACGGCCCTCAATCTGTAATCTATGATGAGGCTGAAAACAGAATGCATGCCCAAAAAGCGGTTTTATATCACTATCTAAAGTGA